The proteins below are encoded in one region of Arenibacter algicola:
- a CDS encoding ISAon1 family transposase yields the protein MVSTKANDCHTIGGFYGVNGKKLQRQFRDYLSEFKQWEERPHAKEWLIFPENIGPYLSIDETALSKGELYTIITNKKAKGKKGSIVAIFAGTKVGPIIEQLLKISAKKRAKVKEITLDMANSMKTIAKQCFPKAIQVTDRFHVQKLALEALQDIRIKHRWDAIDRENQQIKQARAKNGTFVPKEFSNGDTRKQLLARSRYLLYKSPNNWTQNQSERSKILFAQYPDIKVAFDLVQGLRNIFNTATSIQTAYTKLAHWYKDVENTGFRAFNTIANTISLNYRSILNYFINRSTNASAESFNAKIKAFRAQFRGVKNVEFFLYRLTTIFA from the coding sequence TTGGTCAGTACCAAGGCTAATGACTGCCATACCATTGGCGGATTTTATGGGGTCAACGGCAAAAAACTACAGCGACAGTTTCGGGATTATTTAAGCGAGTTCAAACAATGGGAGGAGAGACCACATGCCAAGGAGTGGCTCATATTTCCAGAGAATATAGGACCTTATCTGTCCATTGACGAAACGGCACTCTCCAAGGGGGAGCTCTACACCATAATTACCAACAAAAAGGCCAAGGGCAAAAAAGGTTCCATAGTGGCCATATTCGCCGGCACCAAGGTGGGACCGATCATTGAGCAGCTGCTAAAGATATCGGCCAAAAAAAGGGCCAAGGTCAAGGAAATTACCCTGGATATGGCCAACTCCATGAAGACCATCGCCAAACAATGCTTCCCAAAAGCAATACAGGTAACGGACAGGTTCCATGTACAGAAGCTGGCACTGGAGGCCCTTCAGGACATCCGCATCAAACATAGGTGGGACGCCATAGACCGGGAGAACCAACAGATAAAGCAGGCAAGGGCAAAGAACGGGACATTCGTCCCAAAAGAATTTAGCAATGGGGACACTAGAAAACAGCTCTTGGCCAGAAGTAGGTATCTCCTTTATAAATCGCCCAACAATTGGACACAAAACCAATCCGAAAGGAGCAAAATATTGTTCGCCCAATATCCGGATATAAAGGTGGCCTTCGACCTGGTACAGGGGCTCAGGAACATATTCAATACGGCAACTTCTATACAAACAGCATATACAAAGCTGGCACATTGGTACAAAGACGTAGAGAACACAGGCTTTAGGGCCTTCAATACTATTGCTAATACGATATCGCTCAATTATAGGTCGATCCTGAACTATTTTATAAACAGGAGTACAAATGCATCGGCGGAATCATTCAATGCAAAAATAAAAGCTTTTAGAGCGCAATTCAGAGGAGTCAAAAACGTAGAATTCTTCCTTTATAGATTAACCACAATATTTGCATAA
- a CDS encoding site-specific integrase encodes MSSKTKIVLRKKANKEGLFPLAIRITKNRSSSYIFIGHYVDRKHWDERRNIVRKSHPNSELLNTLLSSKLAEVNKTLMELQFDNNDISANRVKKELTVANKDKSFSSVSDEYLNELESNNKLTRFYADKVRVNHVIKFYKSRQLMFQEIDEGFLIRFQTYLRNNKKLSERSIVNNLIVIRTLYNRAIRMGVVEQKSYPFGKGKIQIRFPETEKVGLTIKEIQRIESLENLTKMEEHTRNVWLFSFYLAGIRVGDVLKIRWSDLYDGRIHYRMNKNSKLVSLKLPHKLKPILEYYEDHKLNPNDFIFPELKISDIKNDRDVYAKTNTATSKFNKHLKEIANKAGLDKKLTMHIARHSFGHIAGDRIPVQMLQKLYRHTSITTTMQYQSNFISKETDRALEEVVNF; translated from the coding sequence ATGTCTTCAAAAACCAAAATAGTACTTAGGAAAAAGGCTAATAAAGAAGGGCTTTTTCCACTTGCAATTAGAATTACAAAAAATAGAAGTTCCAGTTATATTTTCATAGGTCATTATGTAGACCGAAAACATTGGGATGAACGCAGAAACATAGTACGAAAATCACATCCCAATTCGGAATTGTTAAATACGTTGTTGAGTTCGAAATTAGCCGAAGTCAATAAGACATTAATGGAATTACAATTTGATAACAATGATATTTCCGCGAACCGGGTTAAGAAGGAACTTACGGTGGCTAACAAGGACAAAAGTTTCTCAAGTGTTTCTGATGAATATCTAAATGAATTGGAAAGTAATAATAAGTTAACGCGATTTTATGCAGACAAGGTCAGGGTCAATCATGTGATAAAGTTTTATAAATCCAGGCAGTTAATGTTCCAAGAAATTGACGAAGGCTTTTTGATAAGGTTCCAAACGTACCTAAGAAATAACAAAAAATTGTCAGAAAGGTCAATTGTAAATAATCTTATTGTAATTAGAACTCTATATAATCGTGCTATTAGAATGGGTGTGGTAGAACAAAAAAGTTATCCTTTTGGAAAAGGAAAGATCCAAATAAGATTTCCAGAAACGGAAAAGGTCGGATTGACAATTAAGGAGATACAAAGAATTGAAAGCCTAGAAAACCTTACAAAGATGGAGGAGCATACTAGAAATGTGTGGTTATTTAGCTTTTACTTGGCGGGTATTAGAGTAGGGGACGTTTTAAAAATACGCTGGAGTGATCTTTATGATGGACGGATTCATTATAGAATGAACAAGAACTCCAAATTGGTGTCATTGAAATTACCTCATAAACTTAAACCTATTTTGGAATATTATGAGGACCATAAGTTAAATCCAAATGATTTTATATTTCCTGAACTTAAGATATCCGATATAAAGAATGATAGGGATGTGTATGCTAAAACTAATACGGCTACAAGTAAGTTCAACAAACATTTAAAGGAGATAGCCAATAAGGCCGGATTGGATAAAAAGTTGACAATGCATATCGCGAGACATAGTTTTGGTCATATTGCTGGAGATAGAATACCAGTGCAAATGTTACAAAAGCTATATAGACATACTTCCATTACTACTACCATGCAATATCAATCCAATTTTATAAGTAAAGAAACTGATAGGGCATTGGAGGAAGTTGTTAATTTTTGA
- a CDS encoding 3-keto-disaccharide hydrolase has product MKAKSSKAHYTILFVIGLGLLSGECSAQKNIKWKQLFNGKDLNDWQIKIRHHNLNDNFGNTFQVNDGNIQVRYDQYSKFDEQFGHLFYKQPYSSYIIGVEYRFVGDQVNEGPGWAYRNSGIMIHGQDPATMTVDQDFPNSIEVQLLGGNGKDERSTANLCTPGTQYVKDGKIIKQHCTNSSSKTYHGDQWVRSEVLVLGDSLIVHYVNGEEVMRYNKPQLDPVKGSEEGELLKSGSISLQSESHPVDFRKVEIIDLEKYADKPKKLEKVIAKLMAQKRVALQ; this is encoded by the coding sequence ATGAAAGCCAAATCCAGCAAAGCACATTATACCATTTTATTTGTCATTGGTCTAGGTCTACTCTCCGGTGAATGTTCTGCTCAAAAAAATATTAAGTGGAAACAGTTGTTCAATGGAAAGGATTTAAATGACTGGCAAATAAAAATAAGACACCATAATTTAAACGATAATTTCGGAAATACTTTTCAGGTAAATGACGGAAATATTCAAGTAAGATATGATCAATACTCCAAGTTTGATGAACAATTCGGCCATTTGTTCTACAAACAGCCCTATTCGTCTTATATAATAGGGGTCGAATACCGCTTTGTTGGGGATCAAGTAAATGAAGGTCCAGGTTGGGCCTACAGAAATAGTGGCATTATGATCCATGGTCAAGATCCGGCGACCATGACGGTAGACCAGGATTTCCCCAATTCCATTGAGGTACAGCTACTTGGGGGCAATGGCAAAGATGAACGTTCCACCGCAAATCTATGTACGCCTGGCACCCAATATGTAAAAGATGGCAAAATAATAAAACAACATTGCACCAATTCATCCTCCAAAACCTATCACGGGGATCAATGGGTAAGGTCAGAAGTCCTTGTTCTAGGGGACTCTTTAATTGTGCATTATGTAAATGGGGAAGAGGTTATGCGTTATAACAAACCCCAGCTAGATCCGGTTAAGGGATCGGAAGAAGGGGAACTCCTAAAGTCGGGAAGCATTTCCCTTCAAAGCGAAAGTCACCCTGTAGACTTCAGAAAAGTGGAAATTATTGATTTGGAAAAGTATGCGGACAAACCTAAGAAACTGGAAAAGGTTATCGCAAAACTAATGGCCCAAAAGCGTGTAGCTTTGCAATAA
- a CDS encoding PorP/SprF family type IX secretion system membrane protein — protein MMILTKYRKVKDFALFFLILWAITLNGQELNSPQLSQYLADNPFVLSPTYAGIGDHVKIRLNGLAQWVGIKDAPRTQSLAADMRLGEKSGIGLFLYNDSNGYTKQQGARISFAHHLTLDRYEDEFLSFGISYNFNQFRLDVEEFIDAGFDPGVTDDRSTSNHNFDVGLLYRKNSFYFSVNASNVINKDVYIFDPIYEPNKLRNFYAYTGYRYKKSRNSNMEIEPSLLYKIFESDGRSEADLNLKFRWYDFEDYYYAGVTYRFLNDQIGRPLYIAPLAGLKKSNFYFGYSYQIILNEILGYSTGTHVVTIGLDLFQGISNCRCTY, from the coding sequence ATGATGATCTTGACCAAATATAGAAAGGTTAAAGATTTCGCGTTATTCTTTTTGATTTTATGGGCCATTACCTTAAATGGACAGGAACTCAATTCACCGCAGCTTTCTCAATATTTGGCGGATAACCCTTTTGTTTTGTCACCTACTTATGCAGGTATTGGTGATCATGTAAAAATAAGGTTGAACGGACTTGCGCAATGGGTTGGTATTAAGGATGCGCCAAGGACCCAGTCTTTGGCAGCCGATATGAGGTTAGGGGAAAAATCGGGAATAGGCTTGTTTTTATATAACGATTCCAATGGCTATACCAAACAACAAGGTGCACGAATATCCTTTGCCCACCATTTGACCTTGGACCGTTACGAGGACGAATTTTTATCCTTTGGTATCTCCTATAATTTTAATCAATTTAGATTGGATGTAGAAGAATTTATAGATGCCGGTTTTGATCCAGGGGTAACCGATGACAGATCCACATCCAACCACAACTTCGATGTAGGTCTTTTGTACCGAAAAAATTCCTTTTATTTCAGTGTAAATGCCTCAAACGTTATCAACAAGGATGTATATATTTTCGATCCTATCTATGAACCCAACAAACTTAGAAACTTCTATGCCTATACTGGATACCGATATAAAAAATCCAGAAACAGTAATATGGAAATAGAACCCTCCCTACTATACAAAATATTTGAAAGTGACGGTAGATCCGAAGCGGATTTAAACCTAAAATTTAGATGGTACGATTTTGAGGATTACTATTATGCGGGTGTTACCTACCGTTTTTTAAATGACCAAATTGGTAGGCCATTGTACATTGCTCCATTGGCCGGACTTAAGAAAAGTAATTTCTATTTCGGATATTCCTACCAGATCATTCTTAACGAGATATTGGGCTATAGCACCGGTACACATGTAGTAACCATTGGATTAGACCTATTCCAAGGTATCAGTAATTGTCGATGTACCTATTGA
- a CDS encoding ISAon1 family transposase N-terminal region protein, whose translation MELSLDLLKFILPEVLTTHFDLVSHNMQEGALHLYFEEKKDTPKEEKHRTLIAHGFHKEIVVQDFPLRGKSVYLHIKRRRWLDKATGQAVQRDWDLVAQGTRMTVEFAAFLKVLGQYQG comes from the coding sequence TTGGAATTATCATTGGACCTATTAAAGTTTATACTGCCAGAAGTATTAACGACCCATTTTGACCTAGTCTCCCATAATATGCAAGAGGGTGCGCTTCATTTATATTTTGAAGAAAAAAAAGATACCCCGAAAGAGGAAAAACATCGCACTTTAATAGCCCATGGTTTTCACAAAGAGATCGTCGTCCAGGATTTTCCGTTAAGGGGAAAGTCAGTTTATCTCCACATTAAGCGCCGCCGTTGGCTGGACAAGGCCACTGGCCAAGCCGTGCAAAGAGATTGGGATCTAGTGGCACAGGGGACTCGTATGACCGTTGAGTTCGCTGCTTTTTTAAAAGTACTTGGTCAGTACCAAGGCTAA
- a CDS encoding helix-turn-helix domain-containing protein → MTQPTTYLPHPGLREYISSYGILEIQEGVVEPYFSPPLGLSGFIIQSTNSPNKLVAKLEGEDFFTESAVVTGQVTFPVYGQINGPLKTIMVFFQPLGKYQLFGTDMSTLKNMAITLSDFLGKEEADKFLAKFRANQNSEHQIEVLNDFFLGLNVVGKDVDNIKRVMEYIHINQGGNTIKEIEQNCHCHRKTLERQFKRMIGLSPKVYVQIYQFKCLMNLLLTRPKITWSELADQAGYYDQSHMSRYVKEYLKVSPNSIVELDMNYINYLLNR, encoded by the coding sequence ATGACCCAGCCAACCACTTATCTGCCCCATCCAGGATTGCGGGAATACATTTCGAGCTATGGTATCCTGGAAATTCAAGAGGGTGTCGTCGAACCCTATTTTTCCCCTCCATTGGGATTGAGCGGATTTATTATCCAATCTACAAACAGCCCGAATAAACTTGTCGCAAAATTAGAAGGAGAGGATTTCTTTACGGAAAGCGCTGTGGTTACCGGGCAGGTAACGTTTCCAGTTTATGGACAGATCAATGGTCCACTTAAAACGATCATGGTATTTTTTCAACCTCTGGGCAAGTATCAACTTTTTGGAACCGATATGTCTACCTTAAAAAATATGGCCATAACGTTAAGTGACTTTCTGGGCAAAGAGGAAGCAGATAAGTTTTTGGCCAAATTTAGGGCAAATCAAAACAGCGAACATCAAATCGAAGTCTTGAATGATTTTTTTCTTGGTTTAAATGTTGTAGGTAAAGACGTGGATAACATTAAAAGGGTCATGGAATATATCCATATTAACCAAGGTGGAAATACCATAAAGGAAATTGAACAAAATTGTCATTGTCATCGTAAAACTTTGGAAAGGCAATTTAAAAGGATGATTGGATTATCCCCAAAAGTTTACGTTCAAATTTATCAATTTAAATGCTTGATGAATCTTTTACTGACGCGGCCCAAGATTACTTGGTCCGAGTTAGCCGATCAGGCTGGTTATTATGATCAGTCTCACATGTCAAGGTATGTAAAGGAATATTTGAAGGTTTCCCCCAACAGCATTGTGGAACTGGATATGAATTACATTAATTACCTTTTGAACCGATAG